The genomic segment CGAAGTGGTAGTTGCTATAGCACAGAGGTGTTGCAGGAAGTTGAGTGCAACTCGTTCTCCTGTGATAATGGCTCGAGCATTGCCTTTGGCGATCGCCATGACGTCCCCTTTTTTACATGGGGAGCCATCGCCAATTAAAATTTCAAAAGTCGACTTGGGGTCTAGCTCTTTTAATACGGTTTCTGCAACAGTAAGTCCAGCAACAGTACAGTCTTGTTTAGCAAGAAAGTTAGCAGTGCATTGAAGGTCGGTTGGTATGCAACCTAGAGTTGTGGCATCACCACTACCCACATCTTCGAAAAGAGCTGTTTTAACAGCTGTCTGAATTTCAATTTTTAGCTTGTCAGTGATCATATTTATTTCCTGAATTTTTGTCTGCTGTGCAAAATAGTCATAAAAATGAGAAGCGCAATGACTTGAGTCAAAATGAGAATCATGACAGCAATGTTAGCTTTTATCAAAGCTATGCCAGAGAGGCAAATAATTAAACATAAAGAATGAACTAAAAATACTGAGGCTCGACGTGAGAAGCCCATTTTTACAAAACGATGTGATATGTGATTGTGATCACCAATATAGATAGGTTTGCCTTGTCGTGTACGAATGACTATAACTGAAGCGAGATCAAAAAAAGGAATAGCTAAAATAAGTATAGGGATGATGAAGGGGTAACCACTTTGGTGAGCTTCACCTGATGTATAAGTGACTAAAACACCACATATACCAAGCATATAACCTACGAAATGACTTCCTGAATCTCCTAGGAATATACTTGCAGGGTTACAGTTATAAACATAGAATCCCGCACAAGCACCACATGTAACAGTGGCTAACACAGAGACTAAGTATTGATCTTGTAAGCCTGCAGATATGGCAAATGCACCTGCACAAATGGCCCCGACACCGCAACACAGGCCATCCATATTATCTAAAAAGTTTACAGCATTAAGAATTGTTAAAAGTATGAAACCCGTGGTTATACTTGCTAAAGTTGGGTCGGCTATAAAAGAAATTCGCACTCCTGCAAAGGCAGTTCCAAAGCATAAGAGGGCTTGTAAAAACATTTTCAATTTGGCCGACATGGGTTTGCGATCATCAGCGAGTCCAAGGACGACAAAACTGACAGCGCAGAAAGCAATGACGAAAAACTGGTTTAGAGCGGGGTTGCCTTTTGAGAATATGTCAGCATAACTTGTGGGTAGGAGATCGATTTTATTACGAGCTACAAATAAGCCTATCAGTAAAGTACTTAACCAAGCGAGACAAACTGCGGTACCACCTAAAAGAGGCGTAGCATCACTATGCATTTTATGGCCTTCTGAATGAGGCTTATCTAGAATATTGAATTTCCATGCTAGCTTTCGGCAGATAGGCGTAAAAACAAGAGATAAGACCAATGAAAGCACCATTGCGCCAAGGTAAATCGTCCACCATTCCTGCACGATTATTTCTCTAAAGTTGTATTTTGTAGCATAAGGTTCGCTTGAGCAGCTATCCCCTCTGAGCGTCCTAAAGAACCCATTTTTTCAAAGGTTGTGGCTTTGATCGATACTTCATTAATTGTGACATTAAAAAGCTTTGCTATAACTTGGCGCATAGAAGGGAGGTAGGCCGCTAATTTGGGTTCTTGAGCAATTATTGTGCAATCAAGGTTAACCAAATGCCAGTCTTTCAAGTATTTAGAGTCAAGAACATGCTGTAAGAGTTTGACGCTATTTGCCCCTTTAAACTCTTCTTTTGTATCGGGAAACCATTGTCCAATATCTCCTAGGGCTAAAGCACCTAAGACGGCGTCTGTTATCGCATGCAGCAAGACATCCGCATCAGAATGTCCAAGGAGACCTTTGTTGTGAGGAACCTTTACCCCCCCCATGATTAAATCACGCCCACTAACGAGTTGGTGAACGTCAAAGCCAGTTCCAACCCTGAGCATTACCAACCTTCTGCGAGTTGAGTCACAACTTTGGTGGCCATGCTGTAGGAAGCTCTTTCCAAACCTTCTCTTCGGTTTTGTTCGATACTTACACCATCAGAGAAATCACCATTACCCGTCATGGTGAATTTTTGGATGACAAGTTTTTTTGGAGTGACAACTTCATAAGTGAATTTTACTGTAGCTCTATAGTTGTCGACACGGTATTTTTTATCATCATCATCATTTTTAGAAAAGCCGACTTTACGAAAGGAAAACTGTGGAAGAGTACCTTGGATGATGGCATCTGCTTTACCTTCTCCAGCATTGACGAGTTCGTATGTTCCGTCTTGGCGAATAGCTTCTTTG from the Lentisphaera araneosa HTCC2155 genome contains:
- a CDS encoding MraY family glycosyltransferase; translation: MQEWWTIYLGAMVLSLVLSLVFTPICRKLAWKFNILDKPHSEGHKMHSDATPLLGGTAVCLAWLSTLLIGLFVARNKIDLLPTSYADIFSKGNPALNQFFVIAFCAVSFVVLGLADDRKPMSAKLKMFLQALLCFGTAFAGVRISFIADPTLASITTGFILLTILNAVNFLDNMDGLCCGVGAICAGAFAISAGLQDQYLVSVLATVTCGACAGFYVYNCNPASIFLGDSGSHFVGYMLGICGVLVTYTSGEAHQSGYPFIIPILILAIPFFDLASVIVIRTRQGKPIYIGDHNHISHRFVKMGFSRRASVFLVHSLCLIICLSGIALIKANIAVMILILTQVIALLIFMTILHSRQKFRK
- the ispF gene encoding 2-C-methyl-D-erythritol 2,4-cyclodiphosphate synthase, whose amino-acid sequence is MLRVGTGFDVHQLVSGRDLIMGGVKVPHNKGLLGHSDADVLLHAITDAVLGALALGDIGQWFPDTKEEFKGANSVKLLQHVLDSKYLKDWHLVNLDCTIIAQEPKLAAYLPSMRQVIAKLFNVTINEVSIKATTFEKMGSLGRSEGIAAQANLMLQNTTLEK
- the lptE gene encoding LPS assembly lipoprotein LptE, producing MIKKLLISSLMALVLVSCAGYQVGNMGHPQIKRVSVGKIKNLSDEPRLALIVMDKLKEAIRQDGTYELVNAGEGKADAIIQGTLPQFSFRKVGFSKNDDDDKKYRVDNYRATVKFTYEVVTPKKLVIQKFTMTGNGDFSDGVSIEQNRREGLERASYSMATKVVTQLAEGW